From a single Crateriforma spongiae genomic region:
- a CDS encoding SDR family NAD(P)-dependent oxidoreductase, protein MWTRWNPDGSTAIVTGASSGVGYQFCRLATSKGCRVVAVARRLEKLEQLLQDCPKGAVRLVPGDITSNQTCDSAIETVQDWSGGQLDLLVNNAGIGAIGPFVDASPDRLRRIMEVNFFAATEWTRRCLPSLLRGRNPVVCHVGSVLGHCGVPNKSEYCASKFALHGWHDAICAELRGTVLRSTLVSPSTTRSEFFDSLIDSDPAQRSVSVGSWPPEKVAREMFHAIVRRRREVVCSVGGKALVWADRLFPGMTHRILSRTAK, encoded by the coding sequence ATGTGGACGCGGTGGAACCCCGATGGCAGCACCGCCATTGTCACGGGGGCAAGCAGCGGAGTCGGTTATCAATTCTGTCGCTTGGCGACATCCAAGGGATGCCGCGTCGTCGCGGTGGCTCGGCGTTTGGAAAAACTGGAACAGTTGCTTCAAGATTGTCCCAAGGGGGCGGTCCGTTTGGTGCCGGGCGATATCACCTCGAACCAGACGTGTGATTCGGCCATCGAAACGGTCCAAGACTGGAGCGGCGGTCAACTGGATCTGCTTGTCAACAACGCCGGGATTGGTGCCATCGGACCTTTCGTTGACGCCTCCCCGGACCGACTTCGCCGCATCATGGAAGTCAACTTTTTCGCAGCCACCGAATGGACCCGCAGGTGTTTGCCTTCATTGTTGCGGGGGCGAAACCCGGTCGTTTGCCACGTGGGAAGCGTCCTTGGACACTGCGGTGTGCCCAATAAAAGCGAATACTGCGCCAGCAAATTCGCCCTGCATGGTTGGCATGATGCGATCTGTGCCGAACTGCGTGGCACCGTCCTGCGGTCGACTTTGGTTAGCCCGAGCACCACAAGAAGCGAATTTTTTGATTCGCTGATTGATTCGGATCCGGCCCAGCGTTCTGTCAGTGTCGGATCTTGGCCACCGGAAAAGGTCGCCCGGGAAATGTTTCACGCAATCGTCCGACGACGACGCGAAGTCGTTTGCAGTGTGGGTGGGAAAGCGTTGGTTTGGGCTGACCGACTTTTTCCCGGGATGACCCACCGAATTTTGTCGCGAACGGCAAAGTAA
- a CDS encoding ABC transporter ATP-binding protein, with the protein MPSDPNETVYDIRGLTKVYPMGEVQVHALRGVNLRIPESEFVVLLGPSGSGKSTLLNIMGGLDVPTAGEVRYRDLDMTRADANRLTWFRRESVGFVFQFYNLIPSLTARENVSLVTDIAADPMTAEEALDIVGLSDRLDHFPSQLSGGQQQRVAIARAIAKRPDVLLCDEPTGALDAHTGITVLEAISNINAELGTTTAVITHNAAIGQIADRIVSMRDGVIVDETCNSTKAPVSSMSW; encoded by the coding sequence ATGCCCAGTGATCCCAACGAAACGGTTTACGACATCCGCGGATTGACCAAGGTTTATCCGATGGGCGAAGTCCAGGTCCACGCTCTACGTGGCGTGAATCTGCGGATTCCTGAGAGTGAATTCGTCGTCTTGTTGGGCCCCAGCGGCAGCGGCAAAAGCACGTTGCTGAACATCATGGGCGGATTGGATGTTCCGACCGCGGGCGAAGTCCGTTACCGCGATCTGGACATGACACGCGCGGACGCCAACCGCTTGACATGGTTTCGACGAGAATCCGTTGGTTTCGTCTTCCAGTTCTACAACCTGATTCCCAGTCTGACGGCACGCGAAAACGTCAGCCTAGTGACCGACATCGCCGCCGATCCGATGACCGCCGAAGAAGCCTTGGACATTGTGGGGCTGTCCGATCGTTTGGATCACTTCCCCAGTCAGCTTTCCGGCGGCCAGCAACAACGGGTGGCCATCGCCCGGGCCATCGCCAAAAGGCCCGACGTCCTGCTATGCGATGAACCCACCGGTGCATTGGACGCTCATACGGGAATCACCGTTTTGGAAGCGATCTCCAACATCAACGCGGAATTAGGGACGACGACGGCGGTGATCACACACAATGCGGCGATTGGTCAGATCGCCGACCGTATTGTGTCCATGCGAGACGGTGTGATTGTCGATGAAACGTGCAATTCCACCAAAGCGCCCGTGTCATCGATGTCCTGGTGA
- a CDS encoding nucleotide pyrophosphohydrolase: MSDETTTIAELKQVVDRFVSEREWHAFHNPKNLAMSLSIEAAELMEHFQWLTQDEADAVIGQPENRHEIGEEIADCLAYLLSLANVMNLDLDQTLRRKMVKNAAKYPVETSRGVARPNPSGETSV, translated from the coding sequence ATGAGTGACGAAACCACCACCATCGCCGAGCTGAAACAGGTGGTCGATCGTTTTGTCAGCGAACGGGAATGGCACGCGTTTCACAACCCGAAAAATCTTGCGATGTCGCTGTCGATCGAGGCAGCCGAACTGATGGAACACTTTCAGTGGCTGACTCAGGACGAAGCAGACGCGGTCATCGGACAACCTGAAAACCGTCACGAAATTGGCGAGGAAATTGCGGATTGCCTGGCTTATCTGCTGTCACTGGCGAACGTGATGAACTTGGATTTGGACCAAACCCTGCGGCGGAAAATGGTGAAAAACGCCGCAAAATATCCGGTCGAAACGTCACGTGGCGTGGCGCGGCCGAACCCCTCGGGCGAAACAAGCGTCTAA
- the thpR gene encoding RNA 2',3'-cyclic phosphodiesterase has protein sequence MQLIRSFIAVPLEKPVERSAVKLLKSLQQEQDGIRWVPAENLHLTLKFLGDVDNRQVPAVCEAIRSVVSQVDAFPLAFRGTMALPSDLKARVLCAGVDDPTQTLVQMVASLETAMAELGFKPEARDYVPHLTLGRVRKTSRRANDDVLRRLRAQQDVHLGTMTADRALLMASFLDRGGPTYQVMATIPFGQ, from the coding sequence ATGCAATTGATCCGATCCTTTATTGCTGTTCCGTTGGAGAAACCGGTCGAACGATCGGCCGTCAAACTGCTGAAATCGTTGCAGCAAGAACAGGATGGTATTCGTTGGGTACCGGCGGAAAATTTGCATCTGACTTTGAAATTTTTGGGCGACGTGGACAACCGTCAGGTGCCCGCGGTTTGCGAAGCGATTCGTTCGGTGGTGTCACAAGTGGATGCGTTTCCGCTGGCGTTTCGCGGAACCATGGCGCTGCCCTCCGATTTGAAGGCTCGCGTTTTGTGCGCGGGGGTGGACGACCCAACGCAAACGCTGGTTCAGATGGTCGCTTCGCTTGAAACGGCGATGGCGGAATTAGGGTTCAAACCGGAGGCTCGTGACTATGTGCCTCACCTGACCTTGGGCCGGGTTCGCAAGACGTCGCGTCGCGCCAACGATGATGTTTTGCGCCGTCTGCGGGCACAACAGGACGTTCATCTGGGAACCATGACCGCCGATCGCGCCCTGTTGATGGCCAGCTTTCTGGATCGCGGTGGCCCCACGTACCAAGTCATGGCGACGATTCCATTCGGGCAGTAA
- a CDS encoding RsmE family RNA methyltransferase, whose translation MTRRYYQPDLPQVAGTNFSLDETEAGHAIRVMRVKPGDHLQLFDGRGRIATAEVTLVNRKACQCQLLNAPSETEVMQRRVKMGIAFPKGDRCKRMIESLTELGIDTVVPITAERSQRPESEATLQKLRRTIIESCKQSGRNHLMQLKSPQTLEEFASGAVENCRWVADPRGEEPDSATAAQSDGICVLVGPEGGFTDDEVSLATARGFTSLALGHSILRIETAAIVAGAKAVGAV comes from the coding sequence ATGACCCGACGCTATTACCAACCGGACCTGCCGCAGGTTGCCGGTACGAATTTTTCGTTGGATGAAACGGAGGCCGGTCATGCGATCCGCGTGATGCGTGTGAAACCGGGCGATCACCTTCAGCTATTTGACGGTCGAGGCCGAATTGCTACTGCCGAGGTCACTCTGGTCAATCGAAAAGCATGCCAATGCCAATTATTGAATGCGCCGTCGGAAACAGAGGTGATGCAGCGAAGGGTAAAGATGGGCATCGCGTTCCCCAAGGGCGATCGATGCAAACGGATGATCGAAAGCCTGACGGAGCTGGGGATTGATACGGTTGTTCCGATTACGGCGGAAAGATCACAGCGTCCCGAGTCGGAAGCGACCTTGCAAAAGCTTCGCCGCACCATCATCGAGTCATGCAAGCAGTCGGGGCGAAATCACCTGATGCAACTAAAGTCTCCACAGACCCTCGAAGAATTTGCGAGCGGTGCCGTAGAGAATTGCCGCTGGGTTGCGGATCCACGAGGAGAAGAGCCTGATTCCGCGACCGCGGCGCAAAGTGATGGGATCTGTGTGCTAGTCGGTCCTGAAGGCGGGTTCACTGACGACGAAGTTTCGTTGGCCACCGCCCGGGGATTCACATCTCTTGCGCTGGGCCATTCGATTTTGCGGATCGAAACCGCAGCAATTGTTGCGGGGGCCAAAGCGGTCGGGGCGGTATGA
- a CDS encoding 2Fe-2S iron-sulfur cluster-binding protein, translating to MPKLTIEGVGEFEVAPGKRLIKALVEDAGTDQLHACGGFSRCTTCRVEFLDGEPDKMTAAEKETLKVREVDQPGVRLSCQIACDHDMSVRLISRLEGSGRKDQGSPVADDIEPTPNWVEK from the coding sequence ATGCCAAAATTGACGATCGAAGGCGTGGGCGAATTCGAAGTCGCCCCTGGAAAGCGGTTGATCAAGGCTCTGGTCGAAGACGCCGGGACGGATCAATTGCACGCCTGTGGTGGCTTCAGCCGATGCACGACGTGTCGCGTCGAATTTTTGGACGGCGAACCGGACAAAATGACCGCCGCGGAAAAAGAAACGTTAAAAGTCCGTGAAGTCGACCAGCCCGGGGTACGTCTTAGCTGCCAAATCGCCTGTGACCACGACATGTCAGTGCGTCTGATCAGCCGATTGGAAGGCAGCGGTCGCAAGGATCAAGGTTCACCGGTGGCCGACGATATCGAACCGACCCCGAATTGGGTTGAAAAATAG
- the hflX gene encoding GTPase HflX, whose product MILPDQTVDDDPLEELHGLAITAGTEVVDELIQRRPNPSHSTYLGKGKVEELRMLVQEHDADVVIFDNDLSPAQVRNLEKEVKAKVLDRTELILDIFAAGARTHESRLAIELAQLEYSLPRLKRMWTHLSRQSMGVGMRGPGEKQLEVDRRLAQKRIRDLRAELSKVERRREVQVASRKEAPTVSLVGYTNAGKSTLMNRLTEADVEAADKLFATLDTRTRRWAIPGWGTVLLSDTVGFIRDLPHSLVASFKSTLEETRQAELLLHVADASHPNVFQQISSVYAVLEELGIEEKRTLLLLNKIDMIDSPIQLNRVLDRYPNAIPVSARQGKGMDALTEAVGQVLGREFLDLKVTVDPADGRLLAYLASKGEVKARDFESDKVQIHVRMPAGAMGPVHRWALEITPVQRFESGGLAAKEDDRGTGDESIGGPANNDMPPMGNESFDAEIPRSSGEVA is encoded by the coding sequence CTGATTTTGCCGGATCAAACGGTCGATGACGATCCACTGGAAGAACTGCATGGGCTGGCGATCACCGCCGGTACCGAAGTCGTGGACGAATTGATCCAGCGACGCCCCAATCCAAGCCACTCGACCTATTTGGGAAAAGGAAAGGTCGAGGAGCTACGGATGCTGGTCCAAGAACATGACGCGGACGTGGTCATTTTCGACAACGACTTGTCGCCCGCGCAGGTCCGTAATTTGGAAAAAGAGGTCAAGGCGAAAGTGCTTGACCGGACCGAGTTGATTCTGGACATCTTTGCCGCCGGTGCCCGCACCCATGAATCGCGTTTGGCGATCGAGCTGGCGCAGCTGGAATATTCGTTGCCGCGTCTGAAACGAATGTGGACGCACCTTTCGCGTCAATCCATGGGCGTGGGGATGCGGGGCCCCGGAGAAAAACAATTGGAAGTCGACCGGCGCCTGGCGCAAAAGCGAATCCGTGATCTGAGGGCGGAACTGTCGAAGGTCGAACGTCGACGCGAAGTTCAGGTGGCGTCACGCAAAGAAGCTCCCACGGTGTCATTGGTTGGCTACACCAACGCCGGCAAAAGCACGTTGATGAATCGGCTGACCGAAGCCGATGTAGAAGCCGCGGATAAACTGTTCGCAACGCTCGATACCCGCACCCGTCGCTGGGCCATTCCCGGTTGGGGCACGGTTCTGCTGAGTGATACGGTCGGGTTTATCCGAGACCTGCCACACTCGTTGGTTGCCAGCTTCAAGTCGACGTTGGAAGAAACTCGGCAAGCCGAATTGCTTCTGCATGTTGCTGACGCGAGTCACCCCAACGTTTTTCAGCAAATTTCATCGGTCTATGCCGTTTTGGAAGAACTGGGCATTGAAGAGAAGCGGACGCTGCTGTTGCTGAACAAGATTGACATGATCGATTCACCGATACAGTTAAATCGAGTGCTGGATCGCTACCCCAATGCGATTCCAGTCAGCGCGCGGCAAGGTAAAGGAATGGATGCGTTGACCGAAGCCGTTGGGCAGGTGCTGGGAAGAGAGTTCTTGGATTTGAAAGTGACGGTCGATCCCGCCGATGGAAGACTGCTGGCGTACTTGGCGTCCAAGGGCGAGGTGAAGGCTCGCGACTTTGAATCGGACAAAGTGCAGATTCACGTCCGCATGCCGGCCGGGGCAATGGGACCGGTTCATCGATGGGCCTTGGAAATCACTCCGGTGCAACGGTTCGAATCCGGTGGCTTGGCGGCCAAGGAAGATGATCGTGGCACGGGCGACGAATCGATCGGCGGTCCGGCCAACAACGATATGCCGCCGATGGGCAATGAGTCCTTCGACGCTGAAATCCCCAGGTCCAGCGGCGAAGTTGCCTAA
- a CDS encoding ABC transporter permease yields MRSLHRKMLRELWQSRGQSLAIAAVIASGVAVFVMSLGTLRFLLDTRDAYYDRYRFADLFVTVNRAPVHLADTVALFPGVARVQSRIVSDVTLDVPGLAEPAVGRIISLPDRRPLPLNNLHLKDGRFPDPQRPDEVLVSAAFVDANNLGIGDRISAIINERLQELVVVGVALSPEYVFEIRGGDLLPDNRRFGVFWQPERHVEAAFDMDGAFNSLAIQVQRGGNIEDIKARLDRLLEPYGSVGAIDRTQQLSARFLDDEIRSLRSTGLISPIIFLSVAAFLLNLVASRRVATQRGIIASLKAFGYTNREIGWHYLQPALMVSTMAAVTGSFLGYWMGGGLAKLYMEFYRFPTFVYQPDYRVIALAIVIALVAAVIGSLRSVYRAIDFQPAEAMRPEAPKVYRRSWLERLGLSHWFPVVVRMIVRTIERKSVSAAMSSLGIAAAVSVVVMSGFFQDALDELIRFQFWQSQRHDIQLVFTQTTSPDVLDDLRHMRGVQHVEPMRAVAVRLRHQHHDYRTSILGLEPDGSLYRLLRPDGRQVIIPNHGIVVSDALAERLDVRTGDLIHVQVLEGQRPSRDLVVSMVTKEYAGMNAYMDRQTLNRLMSETDAVSAAFLTVDSRHQATLYQDFKQTPRVAAVSVKRATVEQFDETIAKNQNTMLSFTLLFAGIIAVGVVYNTARIAVDERARELATLRVIGFTRGEVSTILLGELALITLAAIPLGWAIGYGFCYAMVKGFESESFRIPLTITAASYARSALLVTLASAISGLIVRRRLDHLDLVDVLKSRE; encoded by the coding sequence ATGCGAAGCCTGCACCGAAAGATGCTTCGTGAGCTTTGGCAAAGCAGAGGTCAATCGCTTGCCATCGCCGCAGTGATTGCCAGTGGCGTCGCGGTGTTTGTGATGTCGTTGGGGACCCTGCGATTCTTGCTGGACACACGCGACGCTTACTACGATCGCTATCGTTTCGCTGATCTATTTGTCACCGTCAACCGGGCTCCGGTGCATCTTGCCGACACGGTCGCCTTGTTTCCCGGCGTCGCTCGGGTGCAATCTCGAATCGTCAGCGACGTCACATTGGACGTCCCCGGTTTGGCCGAACCCGCGGTCGGTCGCATCATTTCGCTGCCAGACCGGCGGCCATTACCGTTGAACAACCTGCATCTGAAAGACGGGCGTTTTCCCGATCCACAACGCCCGGACGAGGTTTTGGTCAGTGCGGCGTTTGTGGATGCGAACAATCTCGGTATCGGCGATCGGATCTCCGCGATCATCAACGAACGTCTTCAAGAACTAGTCGTCGTTGGTGTGGCCCTGTCACCGGAATACGTTTTTGAAATTCGCGGCGGTGATTTATTGCCCGACAACCGACGATTCGGTGTGTTTTGGCAACCCGAACGCCACGTCGAAGCCGCATTTGACATGGACGGTGCCTTCAACAGCCTTGCCATTCAAGTTCAACGCGGCGGAAATATCGAGGATATCAAAGCCAGGCTGGACCGCTTGCTTGAGCCTTATGGAAGCGTCGGCGCGATCGACCGAACCCAACAACTGTCGGCTCGCTTTCTGGATGACGAGATACGATCGCTTCGCAGCACCGGATTGATTTCGCCAATCATTTTCCTGTCCGTTGCTGCGTTCCTGCTGAATTTGGTCGCATCACGTCGGGTCGCAACGCAACGCGGCATCATCGCATCACTGAAAGCGTTCGGTTACACCAATCGCGAAATCGGATGGCACTACCTTCAACCGGCGCTGATGGTTTCAACGATGGCCGCGGTGACCGGTTCGTTTCTCGGGTACTGGATGGGCGGCGGCTTGGCAAAGTTGTACATGGAATTCTATCGGTTCCCGACCTTTGTTTACCAACCCGACTATCGCGTCATTGCCTTGGCGATCGTGATTGCCTTGGTGGCAGCGGTGATCGGATCGTTGCGGTCGGTCTATCGTGCGATTGACTTTCAACCAGCCGAAGCGATGCGACCAGAAGCCCCCAAGGTGTACCGGCGCTCTTGGCTGGAGCGTCTGGGGCTTTCGCATTGGTTTCCCGTGGTCGTGCGGATGATTGTGCGCACGATCGAACGCAAATCGGTTAGCGCCGCGATGTCGTCACTTGGCATCGCCGCGGCCGTGTCCGTGGTGGTGATGAGCGGATTTTTTCAGGATGCGTTGGATGAATTGATTCGCTTTCAGTTCTGGCAATCACAGCGACATGACATACAGCTGGTGTTCACACAAACCACATCGCCAGACGTCCTGGACGACCTGCGACACATGCGCGGGGTGCAACACGTCGAACCCATGCGTGCCGTGGCCGTTCGTCTGCGCCACCAGCATCATGACTACCGGACCAGCATTTTGGGTTTGGAACCCGACGGGTCGCTTTATCGTTTGCTTCGTCCCGATGGCCGGCAGGTCATCATTCCCAATCACGGAATCGTCGTCAGCGACGCATTGGCGGAGCGTTTGGATGTCCGTACCGGAGATTTGATTCACGTTCAAGTGTTGGAGGGGCAGCGTCCGAGTCGCGATCTGGTCGTCAGCATGGTGACGAAAGAATACGCGGGAATGAACGCTTACATGGACCGTCAAACACTGAATCGTTTGATGAGCGAAACCGATGCCGTGTCGGCAGCCTTTTTGACCGTCGATTCGCGGCACCAAGCGACGCTGTATCAAGATTTCAAACAAACACCGCGAGTCGCCGCGGTATCAGTCAAACGTGCGACGGTGGAACAGTTCGATGAAACCATCGCCAAGAATCAAAACACCATGCTTTCTTTCACGTTGCTGTTTGCAGGAATCATTGCGGTCGGCGTCGTTTACAACACCGCCAGAATCGCCGTCGACGAACGCGCACGTGAATTGGCAACCTTGCGAGTGATCGGATTCACACGCGGCGAAGTGTCGACGATCCTGTTGGGCGAACTCGCCTTGATCACGCTTGCGGCGATTCCATTGGGTTGGGCGATCGGATATGGCTTTTGTTACGCGATGGTCAAAGGCTTTGAATCCGAATCCTTTCGAATCCCGCTGACAATCACCGCCGCCAGTTATGCGAGGTCGGCACTGTTGGTCACGCTGGCATCGGCGATCAGCGGACTGATCGTGCGACGCCGACTGGACCATTTGGACTTGGTCGACGTTTTGAAAAGTCGCGAGTAA
- a CDS encoding YheT family hydrolase, giving the protein MRPIPHLVPTRDDDTIVLHEDLPTLPDDEPRGEFAGSTPSVLLVHGLCGCHRSSYMVRIADRLTRRGIRVFRMDQRVCGAATKLSNQITHAGRSDDCADALDYIAARTDGPLGVAGFSMGGNQVLRMLGHRSVHPSSDNDFFDRLIAAFVVAPPVDLACCSRHMLTGLRRVYSRYFLKRLLRGLPHVARRHQWVDDLLATAPPKTLWDFDDRLTAPLAGFKDAMHYYDTCSARRVTGSIRTPTCLVAAINDPIVPITCFRGDQAAEFSTSVQRVLVPGGGHLGFVDRRGNCWIDGVAETYFSTQFGVGSISSATGEP; this is encoded by the coding sequence TTGAGACCGATTCCCCATCTGGTTCCAACTCGTGACGACGACACCATCGTCCTACACGAAGACCTGCCCACGTTACCGGATGATGAACCGCGTGGTGAATTCGCCGGGTCGACGCCGTCCGTTTTGTTGGTTCATGGTCTTTGTGGTTGCCATCGATCGTCGTACATGGTGCGGATCGCTGACCGGCTGACACGGCGAGGCATTCGAGTGTTTCGGATGGACCAACGTGTATGCGGTGCCGCGACTAAGCTTTCCAATCAAATCACCCACGCCGGCCGCAGTGATGACTGCGCCGACGCGTTGGACTACATCGCGGCACGGACCGACGGCCCATTGGGCGTGGCAGGGTTTTCGATGGGCGGCAACCAAGTGCTTCGGATGCTGGGACATCGATCAGTGCACCCTTCATCCGACAACGATTTTTTTGATCGACTGATTGCGGCCTTCGTCGTCGCTCCACCAGTGGATCTGGCATGCTGCAGTCGGCACATGTTGACGGGTCTGCGTCGCGTCTACAGCCGGTATTTTTTGAAACGTTTGCTGCGTGGACTTCCACACGTCGCCCGGCGTCACCAATGGGTCGATGACTTGTTGGCGACCGCCCCGCCCAAAACGCTGTGGGATTTCGACGACCGTCTGACCGCGCCGCTGGCCGGATTCAAGGACGCGATGCATTACTACGACACCTGTTCGGCCCGCCGGGTCACCGGATCGATTCGCACGCCGACGTGTTTGGTCGCCGCGATCAATGACCCAATCGTTCCGATCACGTGTTTCCGAGGTGACCAGGCAGCCGAATTTTCAACTTCGGTCCAACGGGTGTTGGTACCCGGCGGTGGGCACTTGGGTTTTGTCGACCGCCGGGGAAATTGCTGGATCGACGGTGTCGCGGAGACCTATTTTTCAACCCAATTCGGGGTCGGTTCGATATCGTCGGCCACCGGTGAACCTTGA
- a CDS encoding efflux RND transporter periplasmic adaptor subunit, translating to MSFAKKIVLWSTILALLGGAGYLALSPRPVMVDTDVLQNGPLMVSIEDDGVTRIRERYVVSAPLPSRLLRITWDVGDEVLSNQTVLARLEPTNPQLLDPREIAQAQARIRAAEQRLESSKAELSQAEAELQFAEREMGRLRKLLTANATSQTEFEQKELQFRQLTEKVRAATFGVDIAEYELELQRAALILTESPDDSGKAMALEIRSPINGRVLRIYEESTTVVTAGQPLMELGDPSDLEVVVDVLSRDAVRISAGDRVIMNQWGGADPLHGVVRLIEPSGFTKVSALGVEEQRVNVIVDFADPGGNPAMLGDNFRVDCQIVTWSTDETLVVPTSALYRDGPQWMLFRVKSGRAVATPVQIGQNNGMKAEIISGAKPGDQVIVYPSDEVSDGVLVRQR from the coding sequence ATGTCATTCGCGAAAAAGATCGTTCTGTGGTCCACCATCCTGGCGTTGCTGGGCGGTGCCGGCTACCTCGCGTTGTCGCCGCGTCCTGTGATGGTCGACACTGATGTGCTTCAAAACGGCCCGTTGATGGTATCGATCGAAGATGATGGGGTCACTCGAATTCGTGAACGCTACGTCGTGTCGGCGCCTCTGCCGAGTCGATTGCTGCGTATCACCTGGGATGTGGGCGACGAAGTTCTCTCCAACCAGACCGTCTTGGCTCGCTTGGAACCGACCAACCCGCAACTGCTAGATCCGCGAGAAATCGCCCAAGCGCAAGCACGTATCCGGGCGGCCGAACAGCGACTGGAATCGTCCAAAGCCGAACTATCGCAGGCGGAAGCCGAACTGCAGTTTGCCGAGCGAGAAATGGGTCGCCTGAGAAAGTTGCTGACCGCCAACGCGACATCGCAAACGGAGTTTGAACAAAAGGAATTACAGTTCCGCCAACTGACCGAAAAAGTCCGCGCAGCCACGTTCGGCGTCGATATTGCGGAGTATGAATTGGAACTCCAACGTGCCGCATTGATTCTGACCGAATCGCCCGACGACAGCGGCAAAGCGATGGCGTTGGAGATTCGTTCGCCGATCAACGGACGAGTGCTGAGAATCTATGAAGAAAGCACGACGGTGGTCACCGCGGGTCAGCCGTTGATGGAACTTGGTGACCCCAGCGATTTGGAAGTGGTCGTCGATGTTCTATCACGCGACGCCGTTCGCATTTCGGCGGGCGATCGCGTCATTATGAATCAGTGGGGCGGCGCCGATCCGTTGCACGGCGTCGTGCGTCTGATCGAACCCTCAGGGTTCACCAAAGTTTCCGCACTGGGAGTCGAAGAACAACGAGTCAACGTGATCGTGGATTTCGCCGACCCGGGTGGAAACCCGGCCATGCTGGGCGACAACTTTCGCGTCGATTGCCAGATCGTGACGTGGAGTACGGACGAGACTCTGGTTGTTCCCACCAGCGCACTCTATCGTGACGGCCCCCAATGGATGCTGTTCCGAGTCAAAAGCGGTCGGGCGGTCGCAACCCCCGTACAGATTGGCCAAAACAATGGAATGAAAGCCGAAATCATCTCCGGTGCAAAGCCTGGTGACCAAGTGATCGTCTACCCGAGTGATGAAGTCTCCGATGGCGTGTTGGTCCGCCAACGCTAA